A genomic window from Sorex araneus isolate mSorAra2 chromosome 2, mSorAra2.pri, whole genome shotgun sequence includes:
- the LOC129401786 gene encoding olfactory receptor 18-like, which yields MAVWQGLCLCAVDPHNVTGAVEFLLLGLSDDPQVQPILFGLFLSMYMVTVTGNLLIVLAVGSDARLHTPMYFFLSVLSVTDIGFISSTVPKMIWDIHTQSRGMAYAGCLAQLSSFNLLGCLDSVLLTVMAYDRFVAICHPLHYPVIMNPRLCGLLALASFLISLVESQLNVLVISQLDFCPVVEVPHFFCDPPQLLKLACDDTSTQNILIYIIAALFGALPASGIFLSYYKIVSSIVKVPAKGGRHKAFSTCGSHLVVVCLFYGTGLGVYLSSTLPQASRNGVVASVVYTVVTPMLNPFIYTLRNRDMKRALQRLLPRTVPM from the exons ATGGCGGTGTggcaggggct GTGTCTCTGTGCTGTGGACCCCCACAATGTCACAGGGGCCGTGGAATTCCTCCTCCTGGGGCTCTCAGATGACCCCCAAGTCCAGCCCATCCTCTTCGGcctcttcctgtccatgtacaTGGTCACTGTCAcggggaacctgctcatcgtcCTGGCCGTCGGCTCCGACGCCCGcctgcacacccccatgtacttcttcctgtctgTTTTGTCCGTGACCGACATCGGGTTCATCTCCAGCACGGTCCCCAAGATGATCTGGGACATCCATACCCAGAGCAGAGGCATGGCCTACGCCGGCTGCCTGGCCCAGCTGTCCTCCTTTAATCTTTTGGGGTGTTTGGACAGTGTCCTCCTGaccgtgatggcctatgaccgctttgtagccatctgccaccccctgcactaccctgtcatcatgaacccccgtcTCTGCGGCCTGCTGGCTCTGGCTTCTTTCCTCATCAGCCTGGTGGAATCCCAGCTGAACGTCCTGGTCATCTCGCAGCTGGACTTCTGTCCTGTGGTGGAAGTCCCCCACTTCTTCTGCGACCCCCCTCAGCTCCTCAAACTCGCCTGTGACGACACCTCCACACAAAACATCCTCATCTACATCATCGCTGCCCTCTTCGGGGCACTTCCGGCTTCCGGCATCTTTCTCTCTTACTACAAAATCGTGTCCTCCATCGTGAAAGTCCCCGCCAAAGGGGGGCGGCACaaggccttctccacctgtggctcCCACCTGGTCGTGGTTTGCTTGTTCTATGGAACGGGCCTGGGGGTCTACCTCAGTTCCACTCTCCCGCAAGCCTCACGGAACGGTGTGGTGGCCTCCGTGGTGTACAccgtggtcacccccatgctgaacccctttaTCTACACCCTGAGGAACAGAGATATGAAGAGGGCCTTGCAGAGACTGCTGCCCAGAACTGTCCCCATGTGA
- the LOC101544040 gene encoding olfactory receptor 7E24-like — MEPHNLTRAMKFLFLGLSDDPDQQPLLFGLFLSVYLVTVTGNLLIVLAVGSDAHLHTPMYFFLSVLSLTDIGYSSTTVPRMVLDLQTHGRDIPYPSCLAQVCLFNLFACLDSVILAVMAYDRFVAICHPLHYPVIMNPRLCGQLWLGSFCLGLLNSAVNCLMMSQLTFCPPVEIPHFFCDLPQLLKLACSTTTTNSMLMYFLAAVFAGIPVSGILYSYTRIVSSVLRISSTGGRCKAFSTCGSHLSVVALFYGTGLGVYLSSIISRSSRKSAVASVMYTVVTPMLNPFIYSLRNRDIKQALQRCLQQAT; from the coding sequence ATGGAACCCCACAATCTGACGAGGGCCATGAAATTCCTCTTCTTGGGGCTCTCTGATGACCCGGACCAACAGCCTCTCCTGTTCGGGCTGTTCCTGTCGGTGTACCTGGTCACCGTCACGGGGAACCTGCTCATTGTCCTGGCCGTGGGCTCCGACGCCCACctgcacacacccatgtacttcttcctctccgTCCTGTCCCTGACTGACATTGGCTACAGCTCCACCACGGTGCCCAGGATGGTGCTGGACCTTCAGACTCATGGCAGAGACATCCCATACCCCAGCTGCCTGGCGCAGGTGTGTCTCTTCAATCTGTTCGCCTGCTTGGACAGCGTCATCCTAGcggtgatggcctatgaccgcttcgtggccatctgccaccccctgcactaccctgtcatcatgaacccccgccTCTGCGGCCAGCTGTGGCTGGGGTCCTTTTGCCTCGGCCTTCTCAACTCTGCCGTGAACTGCTTGATGATGTCGCAGCTCACCTTCTGCCCGCCGGTGGAAATTCCTCATTTCTTCTGCGACCTGCCCCAGCTTCTCAAGCTGGCCTGCAGCACTACCACCACCAACAGCATGCTCATGTATTTTCTGGCTGCCGTCTTTGCCGGGATTCCTGTCTCGGGCATCCTGTACTCCTACACCCGGATCGTGTCCTCTGTCTTGAGAATCTCCTCCACGGGCGGCAGGTgcaaagccttctccacctgcggCTCGCACTTGTCCGTGGTGGCCTTGTTCTATGGCACGGGTCTTGGGGTATACCTAAGTTCCATCATATCACGGTCTTCCAGAAAGAGTGCCGTGGCCTCGGTGATGTACAccgtggtcacccccatgctgaacccctttaTTTATAGCTTGAGGAACAGGGACATCAAGCAGGCCCTGCAGAGGTGCCTCCAACAGGCGACTTGA